cacagcagaaacgtgtttcttaaaacgttatcaaacaggccccaAGATGTCAAGATTATCTCAAAAAACACAAATAACAAGTTTCTGATCGATACAACAAATTCAACCCCTGTAACAAAATCCCAGGTAAGATGAACATAGTTTCTTTCCCGTCTTCCCTCCCTTCCCACCACACAATTAATTACACAAATAAACATATTTAAATTGAAAGgaacaggaaaaagaaaatgcaaaaagaGTTGCCACATCAATTCATACATAGGGAGCAAATCTCAATCTCAGTAGGGTGTATAGTAGTACCCGCCGGGAACCAAACCATTGACCGCCGGTGGCATTCCATATGGCATCATGGGTACTGGACCAGCAACATAGCCAGTACCACTAATCTTGGCCAAGCTGACTTGGCCTTGCATCCCATCCCTCGCATATTGCTGCCAAAGCTGTTGCTCCTGCATTAGCAAATGCTGTTTCTTCTCCATGTCTGACATCTGCACGAATGATGGGGGTGGGAAGTTCAGTGATGCCGCGAATGGGTCTTGACCCACTGTTTGGACTGTCCCGTCTGGAGCTGGAAGTGCCAATACCGGTGTTGCACTCTTCCCAGGCCCAGGCAATGCAACACTGCTCGCACTCCCACCGGTCAATTGGGCAACGCTCACATGCTGCCTCACTGCCCCTTGATCATACATGCCGTTTAATAGCAAACGATCGAACCCACCTCCCAATGTGGCTTTCTGTTTTGATAGGTTGCTTGCCGTCTCCACCAAAGCCAATTCCCAATCCGCCTTTCCAGGTTCAGCCGCCGGTGTCTGCCACGCAGAGGTCACTTCATCCCCATTTGATGGGAATGCTTCCCAAGACCCATTTGTATTGCCATTAACCGGTCCAGAAAACAGAGCCAGAGCCAATCTGTTGCTCTGATCTTCGGGAGACACACCGTCATCCCTTAGGTCCACCAAATCTTGTGTGACCGGTGCCGGTTGTGGTGCTTGTGGTTCCGGCTCAGGCTCAGGTGGtggcggcggtggtggtggaGTGTAATTCTCTGGTGGAGGGAGTGCTAATATTTCATTCATACTCGGTGCGGCCTCCTCTTGAGCACTTGGCGGTGTCTCCTCCCGGACCCTTTCCGGGCTCTTGGGCCTCCTTGCCCTGTCCCTCATAAATTCCTCCAATGTCTCCAAAAGCTTGTCTGTAATCTTCTGCACCTCTGGGAACTCCGACGACCTACCAACCCCTGTGTCCTTGCACCACCCATAGAAATCTAAAAGCTCATCAATCTGCTTCGCGGCACTGGCATAGGCCTCAAATGATTTCAcacaatcagggtattccataTCAAAGAACTTATCAAGCAACACAGCCAATATCTCACAGATCTCTACATAGACCTGGAAACTCTCCTTTACAATGGGGTATAGAGCAATAAGCACCATCCTATTGTTCTTAGCCAAGCCCGTAGGACGACAAGCCAAGAACCGATCAAAAAGTCGTTGCAGCTGAATCATCTTACCCAAAACCCTCTCGGGCTTCATGTCCCTGAGTGGAGTTTGTGGCCTCTTTTCCTCCCGTCTCGATTCGTTCACATCACCGTCAGACCTCGACCGACGCATCCCatagccaccaccaccactaccgctaccactaccactaccaccaccacgaCCATAGCTCGGTTCATCTCTGAACTCTCCGTAATCATAATCATACCGTGACGTTGGAGACCTAAATCGATCCTCTCGTTGCCCAATCCGATCATCTTCTCCACCGCTTCCTCTCTGTTTCCGCTCATACATTATACACTCGAGACGCTGATCGAGATACAGAGAATAAGTCCGAACAAAAGCAGAGAAATCCCATGAATGAGAATGAGCCTCATCGCGAAAATCAGACATATTAAGAAGACGAGTCCCTCGCCTGGTAGCGTAAAGTATCTCCCGCTGAAACACAGGATCTCCATCGGCTAACAACCGATGAACAAGAATCAGTGCCTTGAGTGCCACGATCCAATCCCGAGTCTTACCGAGTCGTTTCGACACCATAGAAACACATGCGTTCACATAACCTGACGAATAGGAAGTAAGTTTCAAGATCTCCATGATATACTTCTCATCAGCCGGATCATCATCGTGGCTTGTGGCCTTCACAATTGCAACCTCCAATTCCGGTGCCGTACTACTAGCAACTTTCGCTATTCCAATACTTGTCTGATCCTTAACTGCTCCGATCGCCCACCTGATCGTGCTCGGCGCCATCACCACCAACTATAACACCGCCGACGACTCCGGTTCCTCTCACTAACCTCCTCTACTCCGATATGTGGTTGACTGAGATAGAGAAAGACAAAGACCAACCTCAACTGGAACGAAGCAGAGCTGAATTTGATCAAACTCCACGACAGCTGCGAAAGAATCGTATAAGAGTTGACAGATACCTACCCAATCACTATAACAGCGGCTCTGCTAATGCTTTTCCGGCTTCCTCTCCGATCggggaggaaggagagagagagagagagagaaggggaaatgTAGCAGAGCAAGGAAAGGGGAATTACAGAAATGGactttaaaatagaaacttttaATCGAAGATGTGTTGCTTCGATCTCAACCGTATGATTAGATAATAGATTTTTTACAAAGGCAAAGGGTGAAAGGGATGCCATCTCCACCGGAAGTGGCCAACGTCATCTGCCATACTTTATTACGGTACACCGCGCGAAGTAATGGGGGAAggttgctttaattttttttttttgtgaaaattaatttattttttattatataagtAGTAAGTAGTGAAGGTACATTGGAGAAGCTCCTTTGGACTCTTATGTTTTGCTTTGGTAACAATTAATAAACTAACTTCCTTTATGATTCACGAGCCATTTAAGTAAGATTAAATGGAAAATCTTGTTGGGATCAACAAGGttacagaaaaaaaattgtaattttattgttttgtccTTATAATAAGTAGATATATtttgttcaaacatgatgaatCTTTCATTTTACATTTATACTCAGGAAAATATAGTACTGTTTTAAATTTTTGGTGAAGATAGTACcgttttaatatttatataataataaattattttcatattattttgaattttttaatttttatagtaatttttttttaaaataagataAGGATAATAATCAAAAGATcaccattttaattatgataaAATGttcaattaattaaataatagagagaagaggaaaagaaaaaaaaggcatgCAATGGTTGGTTTCTCTAGCTTGTATTCCACCTCAAGGcgtttttttctattttattgttttttatttcgtTTTATAAATTAGAATGGATCAGGTAcagttcaaatttttttttttttcctgtctgATAAATATGTGTTAactcccacaaaaaaaaaatgtagtagTGTGGACCAGTTGTTTGCTTAAAAACGGACTTTCATCTTCTACCATGGGTGCAATCATGCGGCGAGGATCCAATGGCTGAGATGACATCGGCACACTCCCCAATGCCATGCCAACCATCACATCTTCGCCATACCACCACACCCGTAATAGAGAATTTTTTTCACTTGATTGATggtgtggaattttttttttcttgatagaaGGCTGTTTTTAATCTTATGGACAAGTCAAGTGTCTTATGGATTAACCATATGTCAAATTATGTGCAAAAGACAATAATATATGCAACATGAATTCATTTTTGCATGTCTACTTTGGATGGCCCATAGTATTGGCtcttattcattaaaaaaaaaagtattggttcttattctctttttacttctatatatatatatatatatatatattttttttttttttatttggagaaCCTTGATTGGATTTAAATTTTATAAGTACAAAGGAAATGATGCGATCTACTTGTCAGCAAATTTTATATCCAAGTAGATTGTCAAACGATAGATATTTTGAGATATTTTGTTAAGCTTGACAGCAAGTCAGTCACTTGTTTATTTTACTCCAAACCTTGATTGGGATCCAAAACTTTGAATGATCTGACCTGAATCAGCTTGAATTGGGCGAAGAATCGACTTATCAAAACAAGCACAGCCCTGGCTCTGGCCCTAGGTTTGAACTTTCCCGGCCTCCCTTCAAAGTGGGGGTGTCAATTACAAGCACAGCCTCGTAGCCCTGATCGAGCTAACTGTTTAAAGCCTGAATTGGTCCATCATTCCTGGTACAAGTGTGCTACCCGTCAAGCACCCAAACGAGACTCATTTATTGTCCTCATAGATCTCATTTAGAGCTTGTTTAATAAGCACAACACATTTAAAAACCGTTTAAAATTTGATTACAGTCCTTTTAGAGCTTGATTATAGCCCAATTTGAGATAAATGTACCATTAGCCCGAGTAAATCCCGATTACATAGTCCAATTAAATATCAGTACTTGATCAATTGTTTAGTATGCTCCACCAGGGGACAAAGTGAAtattaggggtgaaatagggctGGATTCCTTAAAACCTTaatccaaccctaggtccccaaactcaacccaaccctaacccaaccctatcggGTTCATGCTCGGGCTCAACCTTACAGGGCTCAGGGTTAGGCCGAGTTGGGTCATGTTGACCCTAGATGGTCTTCTCAGTAGAATCACATTCCGTTAAGTACGATTCAATTCtcatttcaattcttcaaaccaCTTTACTATTTTCAAACTCTGAAAAACATTGACCGTAAACTGACCCTCCGTCCCCTAAATTCCTCAAAGTGCTAGCATGTACTAAGAATCTAAAGAGACTTCTACTAATGAAGTTCTCTTGTCGGCTTTTCAAAAGATTAGAAAAGCTTCCTTGTCATGTTTTAGTTACTTTCTTCATTCATACAACAAGATGCAATGACATTATGTGCTTAGTTAAATCTTGGCCACAATGGAAATTCAGGTTGAGAATTGTCGCCAAATCCCCAAATAGACAAAGCCCAACCTAAAATATTAGGCAGGTGGAGTTGTTTCCTGTCAATATGTGCAATGttaaagtgttaaaaaaaaaaaaaaaaaaaaaaaaaacctcaacattttcaattttaaatttcacTAATTCCATTTACGacaatagaaaactcaaaaatgaaTGCAAAATCCAATgtaagagagaaacaagactTGTTCTTCaattgaaaatttaagaaattaaagTCCAATGTTCGAAGCCCAATGTTTAAAATACATTATATAGTCATGTAGTGTATACTAGGGTGAGAAAACATTATTAGTTAAACACAATAATAATTAGGGTTAGACTCAAGGCGGGTTAGGGTCGGGctgggttttctatgcctcaacctAGACCCAGCCCAACCACACatagggttgggtcgggttgggccaaGTTGGCCCTCATAGTCGGGTTAGACAGGATTCAAGCTCAGGGTTGGTTAGGACGGGTTCGGATCAtcagggctaaacttacacctTTAGTGAATATAAATGCAGTAAGTTACAAAGTACGATCTAATAGGGAAACAAGTTGCATATCACTAAGGAAAATGGCTAGcaataacttttttttaccTATCTTAGTATTTTCAAGTAATATTTGTACTTTCTTAGCCAAATTGTGGAAAATTGCAGGGATAATAACTTTCTAACCTATCTCAGAAATTCCAGAGAACTTAGCACTTTCTTGTCCAAACTGTGGGGATGGTAACTTTCTGATCTGTCTTGACACTTCTAGAGACCTTGGCACTTTATTAGCTTGATCAAATGCTAGGGGAAACATGTCCTGAACAAAATGAaatgaagattgatctcaagaggcTATATAGTGGGGAAAGATCTTGTCCAATTGTATCAGGTTCAGGTATTGACTCCATTGCATGGGATTGATTCATAAAGTTCATATCTAAGGGAATTAGATATGGGATTTGTAACATAGGGAATGGTTTTGTCCTATGTACAACATTTAGATACTAAGAAATATCCATCTAAAGCAA
This genomic stretch from Macadamia integrifolia cultivar HAES 741 chromosome 2, SCU_Mint_v3, whole genome shotgun sequence harbors:
- the LOC122093166 gene encoding putative clathrin assembly protein At2g25430, which produces MAPSTIRWAIGAVKDQTSIGIAKVASSTAPELEVAIVKATSHDDDPADEKYIMEILKLTSYSSGYVNACVSMVSKRLGKTRDWIVALKALILVHRLLADGDPVFQREILYATRRGTRLLNMSDFRDEAHSHSWDFSAFVRTYSLYLDQRLECIMYERKQRGSGGEDDRIGQREDRFRSPTSRYDYDYGEFRDEPSYGRGGGSGSGSGSGGGGYGMRRSRSDGDVNESRREEKRPQTPLRDMKPERVLGKMIQLQRLFDRFLACRPTGLAKNNRMVLIALYPIVKESFQVYVEICEILAVLLDKFFDMEYPDCVKSFEAYASAAKQIDELLDFYGWCKDTGVGRSSEFPEVQKITDKLLETLEEFMRDRARRPKSPERVREETPPSAQEEAAPSMNEILALPPPENYTPPPPPPPPEPEPEPQAPQPAPVTQDLVDLRDDGVSPEDQSNRLALALFSGPVNGNTNGSWEAFPSNGDEVTSAWQTPAAEPGKADWELALVETASNLSKQKATLGGGFDRLLLNGMYDQGAVRQHVSVAQLTGGSASSVALPGPGKSATPVLALPAPDGTVQTVGQDPFAASLNFPPPSFVQMSDMEKKQHLLMQEQQLWQQYARDGMQGQVSLAKISGTGYVAGPVPMMPYGMPPAVNGLVPGGYYYTPY